A single Hyperolius riggenbachi isolate aHypRig1 chromosome 12, aHypRig1.pri, whole genome shotgun sequence DNA region contains:
- the LOC137542062 gene encoding uncharacterized protein: protein EEEEEEEEEEEEEEEEDEEEEEEEEEEEEEEEEEEEEEEDEEEEEEEEEEEEEEEEEEEDEEEEEEEEEEEEEEEEEEEEEEEEEEEEEEEEEEEEEEEEEEEEEEEEEEEEEEEEDEDEEDEEEEDEEEEDEEEEDEEEEDEEEDEEEEDEDEEEEEDEDDEEEDEEEDEDDEEEEDEEDEEDEDEDEDEEEEEDDDEEEEEDEEEDEEDEEEEEEEEEEDEDEEDEEDEEEEDEDDEE, encoded by the coding sequence gaagaagaagaagaagaagaagaagaagaagaagaagaagaagaagaagatgaagaagaagaagaagaagaagaagaagaagaagaagaagaagaagaagaagaagaagaagaagaagatgaagaagaagaagaagaagaagaagaagaagaagaagaagaagaagaagaagaagaagatgaagaagaagaagaagaagaagaagaagaagaagaagaagaagaagaagaagaagaagaagaagaagaagaagaagaagaagaagaagaagaagaagaagaagaagaagaagaagaagaagaagaagaagaagaagaagaagaagaagaagaagaagaagaagaagaagatgaagatgaagaagatgaagaagaagaagatgaagaagaagaagatgaagaagaagaagatgaagaagaagaagatgaagaagaagatgaagaagaagaagatgaagatgaagaagaagaagaagatgaagatgatgaagaagaagatgaagaagaagatgaagatgatgaagaagaagaagatgaagaagatgaagaagatgaagatgaagatgaagatgaagaagaagaagaagatgatgatgaagaagaagaagaagatgaagaagaagatgaagaagatgaagaagaagaagaagaagaagaagaagaagatgaagatgaagaagatgaagaagatgaagaagaagaagatgaagatgatgaagaa